A genomic segment from Bacteroidales bacterium encodes:
- the yajC gene encoding preprotein translocase subunit YajC: protein MNQLFQILMASPQGGEGQNPLVSLWPLLLIIVVFYLFMIRPQVKKQKELRKYRQSLQNGDKVITTGGMYGKIVGVTDQTVVLEVEDQSRIKVDKNAILKDAKDLGEKR from the coding sequence ATGAATCAATTATTTCAAATTTTAATGGCGTCTCCACAAGGCGGAGAAGGTCAGAATCCTTTGGTTTCGTTATGGCCACTTTTACTGATTATTGTGGTTTTTTATCTTTTTATGATCCGCCCACAGGTTAAAAAACAGAAAGAATTAAGGAAATATCGCCAGTCATTGCAAAATGGAGATAAAGTAATAACTACAGGGGGAATGTACGGTAAAATAGTAGGTGTAACCGATCAGACAGTCGTTCTTGAAGTAGAAGACCAGAGCAGGATCAAGGTGGATAAAAATGCCATCCTGAAAGACGCAAAAGATCTTGGCGAAAAAAGATAA
- a CDS encoding DUF1573 domain-containing protein, which yields MWYRLFYLIGIFSVVAAGCLKSGSDRNAEKNSEDQGGAPPEITFEQVYYDFGSIKQGEKVSYSFQFENTGGSPLIIEDAYASCGCTVPEYDTTPIQPGKKGHIEVIFDSAGRRGNQYKTVILKTNSPDNKHRLTIKASVLMN from the coding sequence ATGTGGTATAGGCTCTTTTATCTTATTGGGATATTTTCGGTGGTTGCTGCCGGATGTTTAAAAAGTGGATCCGACAGAAACGCGGAAAAGAATTCGGAAGACCAGGGAGGAGCTCCGCCTGAGATTACTTTTGAGCAGGTATATTATGATTTTGGCAGTATTAAACAGGGCGAGAAGGTATCTTATTCTTTTCAGTTTGAAAATACAGGAGGCTCCCCGCTGATCATAGAAGATGCGTATGCGAGTTGCGGGTGCACCGTTCCGGAATATGATACCACGCCCATACAACCCGGTAAAAAAGGTCATATTGAGGTGATATTTGACAGCGCAGGAAGAAGGGGAAATCAATACAAAACGGTGATTCTAAAAACCAATTCACCCGATAACAAACATAGGCTAACAATAAAAGCCAGTGTATTAATGAACTAA
- a CDS encoding PUR family DNA/RNA-binding protein: MDGYENKEGQGFEQEQEQEQSQGQEQQEQGQEQQEQGQAQSGSDIIYSQVIRAGKRTYFLDVKATRKNDYYLTITESKKRFKRNGKRFFEKHKVFLYKEDFDKFTEGLEDVINFIKEAKSDEMNQEEDQNNQQKQEEENSSYTSDVRFEDLENK; encoded by the coding sequence ATGGACGGATACGAAAACAAAGAAGGACAAGGATTTGAACAAGAGCAAGAACAGGAACAAAGCCAAGGACAGGAACAACAAGAGCAAGGTCAGGAACAACAAGAGCAAGGTCAGGCACAAAGTGGGAGCGACATTATTTATTCCCAAGTCATTAGAGCAGGAAAAAGAACTTATTTTTTGGATGTGAAAGCCACACGTAAAAACGATTATTATCTGACTATCACTGAAAGTAAGAAAAGATTCAAGAGAAACGGAAAAAGATTTTTCGAAAAACACAAAGTTTTCCTATACAAGGAAGACTTTGACAAATTCACGGAGGGCCTGGAAGACGTCATTAACTTTATTAAAGAGGCAAAAAGCGATGAGATGAATCAGGAGGAAGATCAAAACAACCAACAAAAACAGGAAGAAGAAAATTCAAGTTACACTTCGGACGTAAGATTCGAAGATCTGGAGAACAAATAA
- the nusB gene encoding transcription antitermination factor NusB — translation MITRRIIRIKVLQIIFSYIFSEDKTIDQCEKELFFSIDKFYDLYHKLLYFVVDLRKYAENRIEIARNKKAPIYEDLNPNTKFIDNQVIRQIENNEDLRNYLKRKKLGWSQKKDFLKNFYNHLAESELFTAYMDNPERSYDEDKTMVIQIYTHFLADYEPLYQQLEEESIYWNDEVDLLISTIANTLNNLKEDEPTGTLVSPLFKKNEDKDFARQLLKKTIMKYSEFDDLIKENTENWDLERIAVMDILIMKMAITEMLEFPSIPTKVTLDEYIDIAKFYSTKKSNIFINGILDKIITQLKAENRIQKHGRGLIGEA, via the coding sequence ATGATTACACGAAGGATCATAAGAATTAAGGTCTTACAGATAATTTTCTCCTATATCTTTTCAGAAGATAAGACCATTGATCAATGCGAAAAAGAATTGTTCTTTAGCATTGATAAGTTTTATGATCTGTATCACAAGCTGCTTTATTTTGTGGTAGATCTGCGTAAATACGCTGAAAACAGAATTGAAATAGCCCGCAATAAAAAAGCACCCATCTATGAGGATCTCAATCCGAACACCAAATTTATAGACAATCAGGTCATCCGGCAGATAGAGAATAATGAAGATTTAAGAAATTATCTCAAACGGAAAAAACTGGGATGGTCCCAGAAAAAGGATTTTCTTAAGAATTTTTATAACCACCTCGCCGAATCCGAATTATTCACAGCCTATATGGATAATCCCGAAAGGTCTTATGATGAAGACAAAACAATGGTCATTCAGATATATACTCATTTTTTAGCGGATTATGAACCATTATATCAGCAACTAGAAGAGGAAAGCATTTATTGGAACGATGAAGTTGACCTTCTTATAAGCACCATTGCCAATACGCTTAATAATCTGAAAGAAGATGAACCTACCGGAACACTTGTTTCCCCATTATTTAAAAAAAATGAGGATAAAGATTTTGCCAGGCAGCTTCTGAAGAAAACAATCATGAAATATTCTGAATTTGATGATCTGATTAAGGAGAATACAGAAAACTGGGATTTGGAAAGAATCGCTGTTATGGACATTTTGATCATGAAGATGGCCATTACGGAGATGCTCGAATTTCCTTCAATACCCACTAAGGTAACTTTGGATGAGTACATTGATATTGCCAAGTTTTACAGTACAAAGAAGAGCAATATCTTTATCAATGGAATCCTTGATAAAATCATCACTCAACTGAAGGCTGAAAACAGAATACAAAAACACGGCCGGGGATTGATAGGGGAGGCATAA